One part of the Streptomyces ferrugineus genome encodes these proteins:
- the ndgR gene encoding IclR family transcriptional regulator NdgR, whose translation MDNSSGVGVLDKAALVLSALESGPATLAGLVSATGLARPTAHRLAVALEHHRMVARDMQGRFILGPRLAELAAAAGEDRLLATAGPVLTHLRDVTGESAQLYRRQGDMRICVAAAERLSGLRDTVPVGSTLTMKAGSSAQILMAWEEPERLHRGLQGARFTATALSGVRRRGWAQSIGEREPGVASVSAPVRGPSNRVVAAVSVSGPIERLTRHPGRMHAQAVIDAAARLSEALRRSG comes from the coding sequence ATGGACAACAGTAGCGGCGTCGGCGTTCTGGACAAGGCAGCCCTTGTCCTGAGCGCCCTGGAGTCCGGTCCGGCCACCCTCGCAGGGCTCGTCTCGGCCACCGGACTGGCACGACCCACGGCCCATCGACTGGCCGTGGCCCTTGAACACCACCGCATGGTGGCGCGTGACATGCAGGGCCGTTTCATTCTCGGCCCCCGGCTGGCGGAACTGGCCGCGGCGGCGGGTGAGGACCGCCTCCTCGCGACCGCCGGGCCGGTCCTCACCCACCTCCGCGACGTCACGGGCGAGAGCGCGCAGCTCTACCGGCGCCAGGGCGACATGCGCATCTGCGTCGCCGCGGCGGAACGTCTTTCCGGCCTGCGGGACACGGTCCCGGTCGGCTCGACGCTCACGATGAAGGCGGGCTCCTCGGCACAGATCCTCATGGCCTGGGAGGAGCCGGAGCGCCTGCACCGGGGTCTGCAGGGCGCCCGCTTCACGGCGACGGCCCTGTCGGGCGTACGACGCCGTGGCTGGGCCCAGTCGATCGGCGAGCGCGAGCCGGGCGTCGCGTCCGTCTCCGCGCCGGTACGCGGCCCGTCGAACCGTGTGGTGGCCGCCGTGTCCGTCTCCGGCCCCATCGAGCGCCTGACCCGCCACCCGGGCCGCATGCACGCCCAGGCGGTCATCGACGCCGCGGCCCGCCTGTCGGAAGCCCTGCGCCGCTCCGGCTGA
- a CDS encoding DUF4188 domain-containing protein translates to MSAKPVLGRTTADAEGDVVVLLIGMRINHFWAVHQWLPVMLSMIRMLGELARDSDRGLLGRVLLTASPRTYYVVQYWESKEKLYAYASAPDMFHHRVWGIINRKERADRTRGHVGIWHEAYVVPEGAYESIYADMPAFGLAAAHGQVPVERRGRRAEDRFAHRSAAGVTEGAG, encoded by the coding sequence ATGTCCGCGAAACCGGTGTTGGGTCGTACGACCGCGGACGCCGAAGGCGATGTGGTGGTCCTGCTCATCGGGATGCGGATCAACCACTTCTGGGCGGTGCACCAGTGGCTGCCGGTCATGCTGTCGATGATCCGCATGCTGGGGGAGCTTGCGCGGGACAGCGACCGGGGGCTGCTGGGGCGTGTGCTGCTGACGGCCTCGCCGCGGACGTACTACGTCGTCCAGTACTGGGAGTCCAAGGAGAAGCTCTACGCGTACGCGAGTGCGCCCGACATGTTCCACCACAGGGTGTGGGGGATCATCAACCGCAAGGAGCGGGCGGACAGGACGCGGGGGCACGTGGGGATCTGGCACGAGGCGTATGTCGTGCCCGAGGGCGCGTACGAGTCGATCTACGCGGATATGCCGGCGTTCGGGCTCGCCGCGGCGCACGGGCAGGTGCCCGTCGAGAGGCGGGGGCGCCGTGCCGAGGACCGGTTCGCGCACCGGTCGGCGGCGGGGGTGACCGAGGGGGCCGGGTGA
- a CDS encoding MerR family transcriptional regulator, with the protein MRLAELSERSGVPIATIKYYLREGLLPPGRQINARTAEYDEDHLRRLRLVRAMIQVGRVPVATVREVLGHVDDDSLPRTIRMGAALWALPQVPEPDEEDEYVRGAHEVADQLLQSLGWSNAQALVTISPSYRSLVVAMAALRRLGYDWDPQLLLSYARLMHGAAVLDLDFVETHASEAEKVETAVLGAILVEPILQALHRLAQEEESARRYGFGDRE; encoded by the coding sequence ATGCGGCTGGCGGAGCTCAGCGAGCGCAGTGGGGTGCCCATCGCGACGATCAAGTACTACCTGCGCGAAGGGCTGTTGCCGCCCGGCCGCCAGATCAACGCCCGCACCGCCGAGTACGACGAGGACCATCTGCGCCGGCTGCGTCTGGTGCGCGCGATGATCCAGGTCGGGCGGGTCCCGGTGGCGACGGTCCGGGAGGTGCTCGGGCACGTCGACGACGACTCCCTCCCCCGCACGATCCGCATGGGCGCGGCACTGTGGGCACTGCCGCAGGTCCCCGAGCCGGACGAGGAGGACGAGTACGTCCGGGGCGCACACGAGGTCGCGGATCAACTGCTTCAGTCGCTGGGCTGGTCGAACGCCCAGGCGCTGGTCACCATCTCGCCCTCCTACCGTTCGCTGGTGGTGGCGATGGCCGCACTCAGACGGCTCGGTTACGACTGGGACCCTCAACTGCTCCTGTCGTACGCCCGGTTGATGCACGGGGCGGCCGTGCTCGACCTGGACTTCGTGGAGACGCACGCGTCGGAGGCCGAGAAGGTCGAGACGGCGGTGCTGGGGGCGATCCTCGTCGAGCCGATACTGCAGGCCCTGCACCGGCTGGCGCAGGAGGAGGAGTCGGCGCGGCGGTACGGCTTCGGAGACCGGGAATGA
- a CDS encoding HAD family hydrolase, translating to MSIRAVVWDVDDTLFDYTGADRSGMRGHLTAEGLLAGYDSVEQAITRWREITDAQWARFSAGAVTFEGQRRDRVRVFLGEELSDAEADAWFQRYIAHYETAWALFPDVLPVLDALAASHRHAVLSNSSIHVQDHKLRVLGVHERFEAILCAAELGVSKPEAGAFHAACAALELAPHQVAYVGDHPEIDGRGAADAGLLSVWIDRDGAYTSDDAPAPANGRPHRIASLAELPALLGADTRFGAPSTFG from the coding sequence ATGAGCATTCGTGCCGTGGTCTGGGACGTCGACGACACCCTCTTCGACTACACGGGTGCCGACCGCAGCGGCATGCGCGGCCATCTCACGGCCGAGGGGCTGCTGGCGGGGTACGACAGCGTCGAGCAGGCCATCACGCGCTGGCGGGAGATCACCGACGCGCAGTGGGCCCGGTTCTCGGCCGGGGCGGTGACCTTCGAGGGGCAGCGCAGGGACCGGGTGCGGGTCTTCCTGGGCGAGGAGCTGAGCGACGCGGAGGCCGACGCCTGGTTCCAGCGGTACATCGCGCACTACGAGACCGCCTGGGCCCTCTTCCCGGACGTCCTGCCGGTCCTGGACGCCCTCGCGGCCAGCCACCGGCACGCCGTGCTCTCCAACTCCAGCATCCACGTCCAGGACCACAAGCTGCGTGTGCTCGGCGTGCACGAGCGCTTCGAGGCCATCCTGTGCGCGGCGGAGCTCGGCGTCTCCAAGCCGGAGGCCGGCGCCTTCCACGCCGCCTGCGCCGCGCTGGAGCTCGCCCCGCACCAGGTGGCGTACGTCGGCGATCACCCGGAGATCGACGGGCGCGGCGCCGCGGACGCCGGGTTGCTGTCGGTGTGGATCGACCGTGACGGCGCGTACACCAGCGATGACGCGCCCGCCCCGGCGAACGGCAGACCGCACCGGATCGCCTCCCTCGCCGAACTCCCCGCGCTCCTCGGCGCGGATACCCGTTTTGGAGCCCCGTCCACCTTCGGGTAA
- a CDS encoding DUF4241 domain-containing protein: MRTSVPAHSHTGRLDLPTGRVVACDPFVYLGTGDIEPFTVTVGPGRYRVEAAVATLTRPGEPPSDRPHRLLLRRRGRGGLPGDEEGGGPLWDAFENSHWPEGPHLVTSAATGRTLFVAPDPS, encoded by the coding sequence GTGCGCACCAGTGTTCCGGCTCACTCGCACACCGGGCGGCTCGACCTGCCCACCGGCCGCGTCGTCGCCTGCGATCCGTTCGTCTACCTGGGCACGGGGGACATCGAGCCGTTCACCGTCACCGTCGGGCCCGGCCGTTACCGCGTCGAGGCCGCCGTCGCGACGCTCACCCGGCCCGGGGAGCCGCCGTCCGACCGCCCCCACCGGCTGCTTCTACGACGCCGCGGCCGAGGAGGCCTTCCCGGAGACGAGGAAGGAGGAGGGCCGCTGTGGGACGCCTTCGAGAACAGTCACTGGCCGGAGGGACCCCACCTGGTCACCTCCGCCGCCACCGGTCGCACCCTCTTCGTCGCACCCGACCCTTCCTGA